In Acipenser ruthenus chromosome 33, fAciRut3.2 maternal haplotype, whole genome shotgun sequence, the sequence GGGATCTGgaccacctgctgctgctgctgaagctgGACCTGCTGCAGCACCGCTGGCTGGCCCGATCCGGGGCTCTGCAAGATCAGCAAGTTGTTtccagcctgagagagagagggggggggtgaCGACAATGAACATGCAATCAAAATTTGTCACTTAACCTTCTtttgctccgtccttcggacgagacgtAAAACTATTGTAaggcgactctgcagcagcagttgtgatgcgcAGTTTTCACCACCACCCCAGTCGCTTTTGGATAAAAGCACCTGCTAAATGATTAAGTAACAAtaacatgttactttcatttttttttttttttaacaaaccttACCTGGATGATGTTATCCGCTGTGGTCTCAATCAGCAGGGTTTCCACTTGCTCTGCTACAGCCGTTGCCTGCTGCTGAGGCTGAACCACGGCGACAGCCTGCGCCGCAGCTGCCAGCTTCTTCCTGGACCTCCTGGTCGTCTTAACCGGCGAAACGGGAGCGGCTTCCGTGACGAACTGGGTCGTGCATCCGTCCCCGATGAAGCTGTTGAGGGGCAGCGTCAACCCACAGGGCAGCTTGACCATCCCGGCAGAGTTCTGCCCCTTCTGCGAGGGCTTGACAGCCACTGTCTTTTGCTGGGCTGCGGGAGGAGGGGGCTGCGCGGTGGTGGTGATGATGGCTTGGTTGGTGCCGGGAATGATCTGTATCTCGCTGTGCCCGCTCTGGGGCACGCCGGAAACCTGTATCGCCTGCCCGTCGGCTGTCTGAAACTGGGGCACCACCTGGTACTGGATGCTGGCGTTGGGGCGGGCGCCCTTGCCCAGGACAGGAGGGTTCTGGATGGTAAACACAAGGGGAGCGCCGGCTGTGTTGGAAGAGCCCAGGCCCGCGGGGATCTGTATGACGTTCCCTTTCGCGGACAGGAAGCCGTAGTTTTTGGGGGGCGCCGGGGCGATGGGTGCGGGTTTGATGGGGTGGAGTCTCCTGGTGGCGGGCTGGGCTGGTGTGGTGCTTGCCGGGGCTTGAGCTGCGGGAGGTCCTATCTTACTGCATGTCGCTGCCAGCATAGCAAGGGGAGAGGGCTGGGAAtcttgctgttaaaataaaataaaaattaataaacgAAGGCAAAGATTTGCACACACAGACTTAAGACGATGATAATAAATAAGTCGACTGCTCGCCTACAGCTGTATAAAATgcagtgatgtattttttttattattattattattattattattattattattattattattattattattattattataaaggagGCCGTGTGGTCCATGTGGTCCAaagggcttgtagccaggaggttcccggttcaaatcccacctcagccactgactcattgtgtgaccctgagaaagtcacttaacctccttgtgctccgtctttcgggtgagacgtagttgtaagtgactctgcagctgatgcatagttcacacaccctagtctctgtaagtcgccttggataaaggcgtctgctaaataaacaaataataaataataataaaccatgacTTTTTAGAAAGTAAAATAGAATTCAGGGTTGGGTTACTTTGCAAaaagttcctgtttttcaattccaatcccaattggaattgaaaaaaaaaaaaaaaaaacaggaattgaccccacaaaccctgatattattattattattattattattattattatttatttcttagcagacgcccttatccagggcgacttacaattgttacaagatatcacattatttttacatacaattacccatttatacagttgggtttttactggagcaatctaggtaaagtaccttgctcaagggtacagcagcagtgtcctccactggggattgaacccacgaccctccggtcaagagttcagagccctaaccactactccacactgctgccccgatatAAATTAAATGCGATTTGTTTTTACATACCTGTGCTGTTGTAGCTGAGGGCTGCAGGTACTCGCTAGGACTTATAGCTACTGTGGCGGCCATTCTGTCCTGTTGGTCTGCAAACCCACACcctagaaatacaaataaaaaaagtgtattcatAAGTGCTTGACATTacaaaacagggatggaaataagactcctactgcatagcagtttcacccattccaggttttagtacaagcttgattagccacagtgtgtgtatAGGTGACAAGCAcagattaaaaccaggaatggatcaaactgctacgcaacgGGAGTCtcgtttccatccctgcattcaACAGAGTAGTCTCCAGCAACCTCTCCGACAAATCCCAGAAAAATTACCTCATCAGTCGCTGTTTATCTTTTACTGAGAGTTTTGGGGGATTTTATCATAAATCCATGAAGTGTTCAATACATTTAATCAGAGGTATAACAAAACAAACCTATAACGTGAATGctttctaaattaaaacaaaaccggAAAGACAGGTACGAATttcaccttttttaaaaaaacgccTAGGTAAAAACACCCGACCCCATTGCAGCTGGCGGTCCTGGTTTTAAAATCCAAATTACGTTTTGTTTTGCAAGGgccaagaaattaaaaaaaaacagaaatgtgatttttttttttttttaattgcacacagcCCTGTTttacgggtttttttttttttacagctcagAAAGAagaacacaacatttttttttaaaaactaacaaCTGCAACCCGTATAAACAGCACACATCAGACTTGGGGGGGAAAACAGAAATGTCTAACAAAGCGTATTTATATACTTAACTCTAAATAGAACAGATCAGAGGAAAATATAAAACATGGACTTAGCTAGGCAAATCCAAAAATGGTGCTTTATTGTCAATTTTTATCTCGGGTCATCGATTCCaattgaatgttttgttttcccAGTAACCGGATGCTGCATGTAGGTCACGCTTTACGtaagtacaattaaaaaaaaaataataattaccaaCCAGGAAGTAAAAAAAGGAAATCTAGCAATAAAGGGCATGCTCCGACACCACTATGCATACAATCAAAACAGCTGCAATAGCATGTCAAGGGAAATTTTAAGAACTGTTACACCGCACACTGAAAAGCTGCGAAGAACGAAGCATGCACGAAAAACTTATATTGCAAAGCACAACGTCcttgttattttttcagtgcatTGCATGCAACAGGGtcattgtacttttttaaatgcatgtatttatttatttattttaatgaaactgAGCTCGTGCATTACAGTAAGCAGCACGCAGCTagatttttaagatttttttttttggagacagTGCCAGCGAAATTACAGTAAAGACTGGAAACAGCGCCGCCATCAAAGATAAGGAGTAACACAGCACACAGATTGCAACCACAACGATAGTGGGCATCCAGCATTTTTACACCCATCGCATTACTGCAAGAATCAAAACATACAAGGAAGGAGAAACGCCAGCCATCAAACTGCTTCGTTTCTCTTCTAAcacaacttatttttttatttaaaaaaaaaacacttttattctgtttctttccaaaaaaaaaagaagggattATTTTCAAATTCGCATAAAAAAAAAGACCGAGTCGTTCATGTATTAAAAATATACCTATCTATACCAAACGCAGAATCATATATTAAACCTGGCTGCACCCAAAACCGCACAGCATTCAACACTTATATACGagtattaattttttttgtttgtttttaattctttgACGATATCTGAAAATAAATGCAAGCCTAGGTTTtgtttttgaagaagaaaaaacattttttttttttttacaaagtgcaTTGCAATATAAACACCAGCGTTTTAATTCCTACCCACCGCTCATGACGACACTCGCTCACCGTGAGCCTCCGACAGCGACCCCGCCCGCGCACGGGGGCCAATCCAGGTGCGAGCTGTTGCCGGAGTGACGACGGCGCTGGCCAATAGATGAAGAGAGGACGGGTGATTGCAAAGCAAGCGAACCAATAGCGCGGGTCGAAGCCTGCGTTTTAGCGATTGACGTCACAGCAATCCAATAGAATAGCGAGTTCAGGGCTCTGACAGGTGGGCCCAGTGGGATGGATTGATAGGGTGGCGGCCAATCAAAATAGAGCTGATTTTGATACACGGCTCTTCCATCCAATGATGCTCGCGAGTGGGCGTTCACTCAAATTTGGATGGACTTCACCTCTGTCCAATCCAGAGCGACAAGCAGGCGGGTTTAGGTCGTCGTCGCAATCTGGTTGGCTAGAGAAAAATGGTGACGTTTTTCAATTAGAATGATCGACagcgttttttggttttttgggttttttttttaaaattggaaGAAGGAAGGCGGGATGGGAGCTAATTGCTAAACCCCTTGTTTTCTACTGGTCGGTTTAAAGTAATTGCAAAATGCAAACGTTATTCGACactgaacaaaatatatatatatataccaatactataaatatacaaaacaattaaatacaactCAATAGCAATGTTCAATTTGAAATTAACTATTTTCTTTGACAGAATGGCATACGGGATACCTAAAATAAGCAACTGCAATGCAGGGTGGCGTCGCAAGAGGGCGCCAGATGAACAGAAACTCAGGCCCCGGATAAAGACTCTGATCTCTCTTGCTTCAAGGAGAGGTCAAAATTATTTTACAACAACACGATACGATAACCGTCAAAATTACTAATGACCTTTTAGCGTAGGCACTGGCTGCCACGCACCAATACAAGCACATAAGTGTCCATATAATGGCCATTTAATAACAAGGGTTGCAATATGACTCCATGACGTACACAGGTACGGCCCTGGCGTTTctaccccagtgcattctggtaagtgtagtccttgtttgtaaattcctatttctataacttttttttcttatatatatatatatatatatatatatatatatatatatatatatatatatattatatatgcgcGTTTGTTTTGCATGTTTGTTGCCTGTAACTTACATtgtacttttatattttgttaatgtttttatttggataaaagcgtctgtttattaataataataataataataataataataataataataataataataataataataatccagaggGACTGTGTAGTATTTCAATAAAATTCCAAATCCATTATGATGTCATTCCTGCTAATTAGGTGCTGAAGGTTCTGATAGGGTTTCCTATAAAGCTGAGGGAACGCTAAGCCACCTTTTTCAGGAACGGCGGCTTGaatgaaacctggttccaggggacctggtttgaggtttgctgtatcaaacgcCCTCAAGTCTCcccagtggcctgaaacctagtctcctgaaaccaagttctgagacacaaagtggcttcatgttgcCTCAGCTTTAGGgtattggcatttttaaaaaaaaacttagggtcgtcacaaaaaaaaaaagcggacccttgtctgtctgtctgtctgtctgtccatctgtccgCCACACTCTCTACACAATGAATGCAAAGGGCGGTtcaaggacagcagtgtggagtagtggttagggctctggactcttgaccggagggtcgtgggttcaatcccaggtgggggacactgctgctgtacccttgagcaaggtactttacctagattgctccaataaaaacccaactgtgtaaatgggtaattgtatgttaaaataatgtgatttcttgtaacaattgtaagttgcccaggataagggcgtctgctaagaaataaataataaaatcacgAGGCCACTGgtatctgaaattaaaaacaaaatatatatatatatgaaaaaattgCTGTCTTCATGTTTTGTTCTACTTACTTTTTTCTTTATTGAATTACATAGACAAGCTGACAGATGCCAAACCTTCAGCAGCGCGGGTGGGTGGCTGGGTGGGTGAGAGAGGAGGCGGGTGGGGAGCGTGTCGTCATGGTAACAGCAGTGCCTGAGAGTCGCCTGTGTTGTGGTTTCGTTGTGTTTTCTGCTGGGTTAGATAAACAAGTGCAGTGTTATTTAACGCGGTAAGGTACAGGGCACATATGCGtcccactaaaaaaaaaaaatcataaaaaaaaaaaaaaacgatgctaactttcttattttagcAACGAGATGCAcgaaccatgttttaaaatgtactgacagactggatcTGGTCAAGTAGTCGAGTCgctctctcaaatgtattttaagaattaAGTATTAATATGGCGGTGCCATAAACTGACCTGAGAAACCAGATTTCAACCCAGGACTCCAAAGGTCAAAGGCTAGCGCCAAAACCATGCAATGAAAAACGATCTTTAAATTTTACCCCACAGTGTAAATTAATCaatttgcttttattattattattattattgcaaaacaAGCAACATGCTAGTCATAAGCTCAATTTAAGTATTCCGTCGTGTCTGGCTTGCTGTTTCATCACACACTGTAATGTAAGGATTTCTGCAGAACAGCGAGTTCATACACTTTAGGTAACGTGATTTTCAGAGCACCTGCTAGCTGCAAAGAACGAGCTGCGGTCAGACtgcagtcttttaaaaaaagcttttctgtGTCTTGagggagtaaaaaaaataaataaataaaaaaaaaagcgtgCATTTGTATTTCCGCTTTGATGCGAGTAAATCGTTTTTTTGCACAACTGTAccgatctatatatatatatatatatatatatatatatatatatatatatatatatatatatatatatgtgtgtgtatatatgatcacatgtataaggcatgcattcgcGCCTTGTTTGAAGTGTTAATTCTTGCATGAATGCTTGCCTATACTCTTGCTGCCTGTTTTCCTGCAGTTCTGTCCGCTACCACCAGAGGG encodes:
- the LOC117433283 gene encoding transcription factor Sp2-like isoform X1, whose product is MSGCGFADQQDRMAATVAISPSEYLQPSATTAQQDSQPSPLAMLAATCSKIGPPAAQAPASTTPAQPATRRLHPIKPAPIAPAPPKNYGFLSAKGNVIQIPAGLGSSNTAGAPLVFTIQNPPVLGKGARPNASIQYQVVPQFQTADGQAIQVSGVPQSGHSEIQIIPGTNQAIITTTAQPPPPAAQQKTVAVKPSQKGQNSAGMVKLPCGLTLPLNSFIGDGCTTQFVTEAAPVSPVKTTRRSRKKLAAAAQAVAVVQPQQQATAVAEQVETLLIETTADNIIQAGNNLLILQSPGSGQPAVLQQVQLQQQQQVVQIPQQALKVVQAASATLPTVPHKPSQNLQLQAAAEPTQVLIKTASGEWQAIQVQEATVATTAASSGGVGTMPSLASGAGKRGGPGGRKERTFPKIAPAGGLISLNTSAQGVQTININGVQVQGLPVTITSAGAGPQHLTVQTVSGNNLTISGLSPSQGNQLQVEHALALEIQGQPGEKKRRMACTCPNCKDAEKRPGELGKKKHICHIPGCEKTFRKTSLLRAHVRLHTGERPFVCNWVFCGKRFTRSDELQRHARTHTGDKRFECMQCQKRFMRSDHLTKHYKTHMNTKNL
- the LOC117433283 gene encoding transcription factor Sp2-like isoform X3 — protein: MAATVAISPSEYLQPSATTAQQDSQPSPLAMLAATCSKIGPPAAQAPASTTPAQPATRRLHPIKPAPIAPAPPKNYGFLSAKGNVIQIPAGLGSSNTAGAPLVFTIQNPPVLGKGARPNASIQYQVVPQFQTADGQAIQVSGVPQSGHSEIQIIPGTNQAIITTTAQPPPPAAQQKTVAVKPSQKGQNSAGMVKLPCGLTLPLNSFIGDGCTTQFVTEAAPVSPVKTTRRSRKKLAAAAQAVAVVQPQQQATAVAEQVETLLIETTADNIIQAGNNLLILQSPGSGQPAVLQQVQLQQQQQVVQIPQQALKVVQAASATLPTVPHKPSQNLQLQAAAEPTQVLIKTASGEWQAIQVQEATVATTAASSGGVGTMPSLASGAGKRGGPGGRKERTFPKIAPAGGLISLNTSAQGVQTININGVQVQGLPVTITSAGAGPQHLTVQTVSGNNLTISGLSPSQGNQLQVEHALALEIQGQPGEKKRRMACTCPNCKDAEKRPGELGKKKHICHIPGCEKTFRKTSLLRAHVRLHTGERPFVCNWVFCGKRFTRSDELQRHARTHTGDKRFECMQCQKRFMRSDHLTKHYKTHMNTKNL
- the LOC117433283 gene encoding transcription factor Sp2-like isoform X2 — its product is MSGCGFADQQDRMAATVAISPSEYLQPSATTAQQDSQPSPLAMLAATCSKIGPPAAQAPASTTPAQPATRRLHPIKPAPIAPAPPKNYGFLSAKGNVIQIPAGLGSSNTAGAPLVFTIQNPPVLGKGARPNASIQYQVVPQFQTADGQAIQVSGVPQSGHSEIQIIPGTNQAIITTTAQPPPPAAQQKTVAVKPSQKGQNSAGMVKLPCGLTLPLNSFIGDGCTTQFVTEAAPVSPVKTTRRSRKKLAAAAQAVAVVQPQQQATAVAEQVETLLIETTADNIIQAGNNLLILQSPGSGQPAVLQQVQLQQQQQVVQIPQQALKVVQAASATLPTVPHKPSQNLQLQAAAEPTQVLIKTASGEWQAIQVQEATVATTAASSGGVGTMPSLASGAGKRGGPGGRKERTFPKIAPAGGLISLNTSAQGVQTININGVQVQGLPVTITSAGGPQHLTVQTVSGNNLTISGLSPSQGNQLQVEHALALEIQGQPGEKKRRMACTCPNCKDAEKRPGELGKKKHICHIPGCEKTFRKTSLLRAHVRLHTGERPFVCNWVFCGKRFTRSDELQRHARTHTGDKRFECMQCQKRFMRSDHLTKHYKTHMNTKNL